Genomic DNA from Providencia sp. PROV188:
ACAAGGCTGGATGCCGGATATTGACGATATCCGCAAAAAAATCAGCCCACGTACCCGCGGAATTGTCATCATCAACCCAAATAACCCAACAGGTGCGGTGTACAGCAAAGAACTATTAATGGAAATCGTCGAGATTGCTCGCCAACATAGTTTGATTATCTTTGCCGACGAAATTTACGATAAAATTCTGTATGACGATGCGCAGCACCACTCTATCGCAGCATTGGCTCCTGACTTACTGACAGTGACCTTTAACGGGTTATCAAAAACCTACCGTGTCGCAGGTTTCCGCCAAGGTTGGATGGTATTAAATGGTCCGAAAAAGCAGGCCAAAAGTTATATTGAAGGCTTAGAAATGTTAGCCTCCATGCGCTTATGCGCTAACGTGCCAATGCAACACGCTATCCAAACAGCATTAGGCGGTTACCAAAGTATCAGTGAATTTATCCAACCGGGTGGTCGTTTATATGAGCAGCGTAATCGTGCATGGGAATTGATTAACCAAATTCCTGGTGTCTCTTGTGTTAAGCCACAAGGCGCTCTGTATATGTTCCCGAAAATTGATATTAAACGTTTTAATATCCACGATGACCAAAAAATGATCCTTGACCTGCTACTGCAAGAAAAAGTGCTATTAGTTCAGGGAACTGCATTTAACTGGCCACATCCAGACCATTTCCGTATTGTCACCCTGCCTTATGCAGATGATTTAGAAATGGCGATTACCAAGTTCGGGCGTTTCCTTAGCGGATATAAGCAGTAATTAGAACATTACTAAGATTTTTGTTAGTCAATAAATAGCTCCTCAGTGAGCTATTTATTTTTGATAGCCTATAAAATGAAATATTACTGTTATAACTAATTAAAATGACCCATCCTATAATCAAAGTTATCTCAAAATACTTTAAATTATTTAAGTGTGATTAATTTCAGGATGAGCAGGCAAATAGAATAGTCCTAAAAGAACCATTCTATTTATTACATATCATCTCTTAATACGACTATCTTTATCTGATATTTAAATGATAGAAATAAGATAAACTGCCGCAAGAAAAAACAACACTAATATTACTGGAAAGTATTTCATAAAAACCTCGATTAGCTGACAAGTTAGAATAATATCGATGATTATAAATCATTCTTCCTTTATATCAATTAATCGTTCAATAAATTAATTTCAATCCATTTAAGAGCATCCTTATGAGATTGACTGAATTCCTATTTATATATAACAATAAATCCATCCTTAGATTAACCATGTACTACAGCCATTAGAATGTATAAACACCACAGATATTGTTTTAGCATAACCATTTATGGATTAAATCTCTAAAAACTCAAAACCATTCAAATTAATATACTCTGCATGACCCTATTTATTTCTTTTTTCACCCTACTTTACATTAAGCTTATGGTTAGCCGAATTATGTTTAACGACTGTTAAATCTTCACACTAGAAATTTTCAAAGGTAATATATATCAACCTTATTTCAAATACTTTACCGATGTTTCTCGCAATAGCTATTTGATTGAAAAAAGAAAAACTCAGTAATACATAGACATTTTTGTCGAAAAAGTTCCTGATACTGGGTATGTAACATTTAATTGCTTGTTTTTACCATCAACGGATAATTTAACTCGCCCTATTTTTTTATCTTCCTCACTAATTGAGCAAAAAAATCCGTCAGGCGTAGTATAAGAACCCGACAACGTTACAATATGAACACGCCAGTAATCACTTGTTTGTCCAACATCATGTTGAATAATATATTCAAATGCATTTTCAATCAGTTCATTATTTTGTATACCCCCAAGTGAAATTGAAGCCAATCTAATTGAAGTGTGCTGTAAATTAGCCATCAATATCTCTTCTCCCCAATGGTTTTCAAATGAGGCAATACCACCACTTAGTTTTTCTATGTTCATACATCCTCCTTTTTAGATAGAGTCTCATCATAGCGGTATTTAAGTAACCTTAAACCACTTGTATTTATTAGTTTTTTATAAGAAAAGCCCTCTTAAGCCTGACAAAATAAACTTACCAGCCTCATAAATTTTGAGATATAATTTAGACCATCACCGGATCACTGAAGAGGGATTATGAGTTATTTTTTTGCCCACCTTGCTAGAATGAAACTTATTCATCGCTGGCCACTCATGCGCAATGTGCGTACCGAGAATGTCTCCGAGCATAGCTTACAAGTTGCCATGGTAGCACATGCTCTTGCGGTCATTAAAAACCGCAAATTCGAGGGAAATGTCACCCCTGAAAAAATTGCGCTATTTGCCATGTATCATGATGCCAGTGAAGTCATCACTGGTGACTTACCAACGCCAATTAAATATCACAATCAGCAAATCGCCCACGAATATAAAAAAATCGAGAAATTTGCCCAGCAAAAATTGTTGGATATGCTGCCAGAAGAGTTGCAAGACGATTTTAAATGCTTACTGGTAGAAGATCTGCAATCCGAGGAAGAACATTTTATTGTAAAACAGGCAGATACCTTATGTGCCTATTTAAAATGTTTGGAAGAGCTATCCGCAGGTAATAGCGAATTCAAGTTAGCCAAAAGACGTCTTGAAAAAATGTTAGCGGAGCGCAATAGCCCTGAAATGGAATATTTTATAAAAACGTTTGTACCTAGCTTTACTCTGTCTTTAGATGAAATAAGCAATTAATATATAAGTAGTGGTATGCGATGCCCACTTATATAGTATATTTATTGTTCTACCAATCTAAAAACTTCAAGTCTAAACTCGTCTAACAAAAGAGCTTAATCAACCTTTTCTAATTTTACATTACAACCTATCATTACAGAGAATGCAATATAAAATGTTTTTGCATCCCCATTAATACCCAATATTACAAACTCAGAATCATCAATTGAAATAGTACAACGTAAAGGTTCTTTCGTTTCATAAACCTCTCCACTCTTCGTGACTAATTTTAATGACCAAAAATCATATGAATCTATTTTATTTCGCTCAAATAATATAGTGAACACCTTTTTCAGTTCAGCCTTATTCGGAATGTCATATATTTCTTTTGAAGTTAACAGTTTTTTAGTTATATCAAAATAACCAGAGACAAAGTGAGTTAACACAACATGTGATAAATCCTCCCCCCAATAATTTTCAAAATCGCAATAACCGTAAACAAACTTCTCATTACCCCACGATTCATTTTTACTCATATCATCCGCCTATAATTAATAGATATTGAATTGAGGAGAATATCAACAAAAGATTTATCATTAAAATATATTAAATATTATAAATTTATTATTTTTAATATAAAAAGAGCCCTAATATATAATAGAGCTCTTTATTGATACTATTTTTGTATTTACTTAAAAAGGAAATAAGATAGGAATAACTGCCACACTGATAAACATTACAATTATCGTAAATGGCACGCCGATCTTCAGAAAATCTGCAAATTTATAACCACCGGGACCCAATACCAATGTATTCACAGGGGAAGAAACAGGGGTCATAAACGCAGCGGATGCCGCAATACCAATCACCATCGCAAAAGGTAATGGAGAGACATCCATTTGATGCGCGGCGGCAATCGCAATAGGCGCCATGAGTACCGCAGTAGCCGTATTGGAAATAAATAAGCCTATCGTCGCGCATAAAATAAACAGGCAGACTAGCATCACATGAGGACCTAATCCGCCAGCTACCTTCATTAGTGCATCTACCGCAAGGGCTATCCCCCCGGTTTCTTGTAAAGCGATAGCGAATGGCATCATGCCAACAATCAAAATAATACTCGGCCAATGAATCGATTTGTACGCGCTTTCCATATCAATACAGCGAAATTTTCCCATTAATAAACAGGCAATCAACGCCGCAATAAAGTTAGGGATTTCATTGGTAACCATCATCGCCACCATGAGCGCAAGGCAAAATAACGCATGAGGGGCTTGTGAGGAGGCAGGGGCAACAGCTTCGACTTCGGCGGCTAAGTTCAATACGATAAAATTACGCGGTTTTGTTGATAGAACACGGATCAATTTCCAATCACCGATGACCAGTAAAATATCCCCCAAGCGCAAAGGTTCATCCACCAGTTTTCCATCAAGCGCTTTTCCATCGCGACGGATCCCGACGACGTTTAAACCATATCGGGTACGAAATTTAATCTCTCGTAAACTTTTACCTAGCAATTCCGAGTCCGGGTTCATGGAAACTTCCGCCATCCCCACATCCCGCGATTGCTCGGAAAAATAATCCCCACGCAAAATCATCGGCTCAAGAAGCTGTTCACTACAAAATTGGCGCAGTTCATCGTCAGTCACTGAAATATCAATTAGCAAAACATCACGCTCACGTAGCTCCGTTCCCCCCGTTGCACTCACCATCACACGGCGAAACTTACGCCAGCGCTCAATCCCCACAACGTTTGCACCATAACGGGAACGCAAATGAAGCTCATCAAGCGTGTGTCCAATCAGTGAAGAACCTTTACGAATCGCTAATCGGCGGGCACGCCCAGCCAGTTTATAATCGCGGATCAAATCACGAAAACTACGTTGATATTTAACAGGTTGTTTATCCGGTTCATTGCTACCCAACCAGCGACGAGTCAGCCACATATAGCCAATACCCGCGACTAAAATAAGAAGTCCTATTGGGGTGATTGAGAAAAATTGAAAGCTGGGTAATCCTTCGCGAACTAATTCACTGTTGACCACCATGTTGGGAGGAGTTGCGACTAATGTCATCATGCCGCTGATTAAGCCAGCAAAGCCCAGCGGCATCATTAATCGACTTGGTGAGGTTTTCATCCGTGCTGCGACACTGAGCACCACCGGAATAAAGATAGCGACCACGCCAGTGGAGCTCATAAATGCACCGAGCCCCGCCACCGTCATCATTAAAAAGACGAGCATTTTACTTTCGCTGCTGCCTGCAACTCGGACGAGCCACTCCCCCATTTGATAGGCAATTCCGGTACGAACCAGACCATCACCGATGACAAACAGAGCGGCAATCAACAAAACGTTAGGATCCGCAAAACCCGCCGTTGCCTGTTGTAAGGTCAGTGTATCGCTTAATACAAACGCCACAATGACTAATAAGGCAACCACATCCATGCGGACTTTATTGGTAGTAAATAGAACAACCGCGATCAATAGTAGGGTTAGCACCCACAGCAATTCTCCGTTCAAAGTATCCCCTTTCGACGAAAAAAAACAGGCTAAAGATTTTAGTTAGTTAACCATGTTTTTCAGAGGATTTCTTTGATTAGATCGCAATTAGACGTTTTTCGACACGAAAAGCTCAAAATAGCCGTTATCGTCAGGACCTGTCACGGAAATTTGTTCTAATGTACTAATAATCGCAGAGATTTCATCTCTTCTCGGCATGCCTTCTGGAGCGTGAACTGCAATAACTTGGCAGCCCGCACTTAATGCTGAATGGATCCCCGCTGGCGCATCTTCAAAAGCAATGCACGCTTCAGGAGGCAGTTCGAGGCTTTTCGCCCCTAATTGGAAAGGTTCTGGGTCTGGTTTACCTTTCGAGACTTTTTCAAACGTGACCCAATGTTTAGGTTCAGGTAAACCCGCTGCTGCTCGGCGTCCGTGAGCAATGGGTACTGTACCTGATGTCACAATCGCCCAAGGGGCACCTAATTTATTCAGTAAAGATAACAGTGCTATTGCACCTGGCAGTGCAACAACCCCCTCCATATCTTCACTTTCCATCTTCTCTAACCAACGAAAATGGCTTTGCAGCTCTTCTTCGCTTGCATTAGGTAGGAAATGGCGCAATGTGGTCATTGCAGGTTTTCCATGAATGTAGTCGATAATCGCTTGCTTATCTTCACCAATTCTATCGCCGAATAAACACCAACAGCGCTCAACAACAGCGAGTGAGTCCGCCAACGTGCCATCGAGATCGAATAAAAAACCTTTTGCTTTTAACTTCACATCAAACCCTTTTTCAGAAAATCGTGCTACCTAATGCAAGACGTCAATGTGTCTACCTAAAAAGATAAGTTAAGCATTGAGAATTTGAGAAACCTCAACCGCTGAAAGGTGATATTGGCGAGGGCAAGCTTGCCAAATTTTCAGCATTCTTAAATATTTATCCCACATTGGTGTTTGTGAGTTAAAGCCATGAGTTCCGCTATCGAAATGGGTATATCGCCCTTCTGTATTAACCATAAAGCGCACGTAACTCAGATAACGCGCTTCCGTTGCGGCATCA
This window encodes:
- a CDS encoding sugar phosphatase is translated as MKLKAKGFLFDLDGTLADSLAVVERCWCLFGDRIGEDKQAIIDYIHGKPAMTTLRHFLPNASEEELQSHFRWLEKMESEDMEGVVALPGAIALLSLLNKLGAPWAIVTSGTVPIAHGRRAAAGLPEPKHWVTFEKVSKGKPDPEPFQLGAKSLELPPEACIAFEDAPAGIHSALSAGCQVIAVHAPEGMPRRDEISAIISTLEQISVTGPDDNGYFELFVSKNV
- the yfbR gene encoding 5'-deoxynucleotidase is translated as MSYFFAHLARMKLIHRWPLMRNVRTENVSEHSLQVAMVAHALAVIKNRKFEGNVTPEKIALFAMYHDASEVITGDLPTPIKYHNQQIAHEYKKIEKFAQQKLLDMLPEELQDDFKCLLVEDLQSEEEHFIVKQADTLCAYLKCLEELSAGNSEFKLAKRRLEKMLAERNSPEMEYFIKTFVPSFTLSLDEISN
- a CDS encoding SLC13 family permease, with protein sequence MNGELLWVLTLLLIAVVLFTTNKVRMDVVALLVIVAFVLSDTLTLQQATAGFADPNVLLIAALFVIGDGLVRTGIAYQMGEWLVRVAGSSESKMLVFLMMTVAGLGAFMSSTGVVAIFIPVVLSVAARMKTSPSRLMMPLGFAGLISGMMTLVATPPNMVVNSELVREGLPSFQFFSITPIGLLILVAGIGYMWLTRRWLGSNEPDKQPVKYQRSFRDLIRDYKLAGRARRLAIRKGSSLIGHTLDELHLRSRYGANVVGIERWRKFRRVMVSATGGTELRERDVLLIDISVTDDELRQFCSEQLLEPMILRGDYFSEQSRDVGMAEVSMNPDSELLGKSLREIKFRTRYGLNVVGIRRDGKALDGKLVDEPLRLGDILLVIGDWKLIRVLSTKPRNFIVLNLAAEVEAVAPASSQAPHALFCLALMVAMMVTNEIPNFIAALIACLLMGKFRCIDMESAYKSIHWPSIILIVGMMPFAIALQETGGIALAVDALMKVAGGLGPHVMLVCLFILCATIGLFISNTATAVLMAPIAIAAAHQMDVSPLPFAMVIGIAASAAFMTPVSSPVNTLVLGPGGYKFADFLKIGVPFTIIVMFISVAVIPILFPF
- a CDS encoding pyridoxal phosphate-dependent aminotransferase; the encoded protein is MNTIMKSNKLDNVCYDIRGPVLKEAKRLEEEGNKVLKLNIGNPAPFGFEAPDEILVDVLRNLPSSQGYCDSKGLYSARKAIVQHYQARDIHDMTVEDVYIGNGVSELIVQAMQALLNNGDEMLVPAPDYPLWTAAVSLSGGNAVHYMCDEQQGWMPDIDDIRKKISPRTRGIVIINPNNPTGAVYSKELLMEIVEIARQHSLIIFADEIYDKILYDDAQHHSIAALAPDLLTVTFNGLSKTYRVAGFRQGWMVLNGPKKQAKSYIEGLEMLASMRLCANVPMQHAIQTALGGYQSISEFIQPGGRLYEQRNRAWELINQIPGVSCVKPQGALYMFPKIDIKRFNIHDDQKMILDLLLQEKVLLVQGTAFNWPHPDHFRIVTLPYADDLEMAITKFGRFLSGYKQ